From a single Salvelinus sp. IW2-2015 linkage group LG22, ASM291031v2, whole genome shotgun sequence genomic region:
- the LOC111982621 gene encoding uncharacterized protein, whose amino-acid sequence MRRTPPRLDGTQQKNDKQQGEEEEEEKEAEEEEKGEEEGHHDLAKSSLCPSCRRGFDVALLLPCSHTLCGRCVGGXEGAGRCVEGAGQCVLDEEGDGVCHASRGGTCSAHHRSTSTPVCAVLCPCCRYPVELPCWEWASATCCLPPDPTLTPGWTASSAGDQAEGGMKAFSQRNPFRRDKEDVTDQITAAYGSPLEGTIDLREEEMEQSVSGLTFTLDPSAAAPSLHLSTSSLTVTFHGPSPPPLPSRHHGNRVTGSVTSTESQESAPQPLPQVCGDVVIVRGQFYWEVDVCNSTLYRIGVSSLDDACGWWLERRGLSFSTVYDNRREPLRVVPPQIKTLGLFLNMGGGALSFHNPLTQEHLATLPTRFSHAGVRPALGLGQGRLRLHCGLPPPPHVFLSRASDYRGPTGAGGGRWRRDMPFRSVRMVIQKFEELAVSDSDSGLVSSFGSSCSTLAEPGPGLSFSLSPGAALHSGKEGKEAGAE is encoded by the exons ATGCGTAGGACACCACCCCGTCTTGACGGAACACAACAAAAGAACGACAAGCAGCAgggtgaggaagaagaggaggaaaaagaggcggaagaggaagagaagggagaagaggagggtcaTCATGATTTGGCTAAATCTTCTCTATGCCCGTCCTGTAGGCGTGGTTTTGACGTTGCCCTTCTCCTGCCATGCTCCCATACCCTGTGTGGGCGCTGTGTAGGAGGTGYAGAAGGGGCAGGGCGATGTGTAGAGGGGGCAGGGCAATGTGTACTGGATGAGGAAGGGGACGGTGTGTGCCATGCTTCCCGCGGTGGCACCTGTTCTGCCCACCACCGCTCTACCAGTACGCCTGTGTGTGCCGTGCTGTGCCCTTGCTGTCGCTACCCTGTGGAGCTGCCATGCTGGGAGTGGGCTTCTGCCACCTGTTGCCTGCCCCCTGACCCCACCCTGACCCCTGGGTGGACAGCCAGTAGTGCTGGGGACCAGGCGGAAGGAGGGATGAAGGCCTTCTCACAG AGGAATCCATTCCGCAGAGACAAAGAGGATGTCACGGACCAGATCACTGCTGCATATG GCTCACCACTGGAGGGTACTATAGACCtacgagaggaggagatggaacagTCTGTCTCAG gtCTGACATTCACCCTGGACCCCTCTGCTGctgctccatccctccatctctccacctcttctctcacTGTGACCTTCCACGGACCAAGCCCTCCGCCACTACCCTCTCGCCATCATGGAAACAGGGTCACAGGGTCAGTAACGAGCACTGAATCCCAGGAGTCTGCCCCCCAGCCCCTCCCTCAGGTGTGTGGGGACGTGGTCATCGTCAGGGGTCAGTTCTACTGGGAGGTGGATGTCTGCAACAGCACCCTCTACAGGATAG GAGTGAGCTCATTGGACGATGCTTGCGGCTGGTGGCTGGAAAGGCGGGGCTTGTCCTTCTCCACTGTGTATGATAACCGTCGGGAGCCCTTACGTGTCGTGCCACCCCAGATCAAGACCCTAGGGCTGTTCCTCAACATGGGTGGAGGGGCGCTGAGCTTCCACAACCCTCTGACCCAGGAGCACCTGGCCACCCTACCCACTCGCTTCAGCCATGCTGGGGTACGTCCCGCTCTGGGGCTGGGCCAGGGCAGGCTGAGGCTCCACTGTGGCCTACCRCCTCCACCCCACGTCTTTCTCAGCCGAGCATCCGACTATAGAGGGCCTACTGGAGCTGGTGGGGGTCGCTGGCGCAGAGACATGCCCTTCCGATCTGTACGGATGGTCATCCAGAAGTTTGAGGAGCTGGCGGTGTCAGATTCTGACTCAGGGCTGGTGTCCAGTTTTGGGTCATCCTGCTCCACTTTGGCCGAACCAGGCCCAGGCCTCAGCTTCAGCCTCAGCCCAGGAGCAGCTCTCCATTCTGGGAAAGAGGGGAAGGAGGCTGGGGCAGAGTGA